Proteins encoded in a region of the Bacillus sp. T3 genome:
- a CDS encoding MFS transporter, translating to MVWSLFTLLSPFAGSIGLFVFIRAMVGVGQGVTLPSASSMVSKWVPRQEAGRAQGFTLIGVPLGVAITMPLGVYLIQNFNWQTIFYLFSVLGPIWCLVWWVFGKDKPELHPNISKEEVEYIKSGQGTKETAGVVLTTKEVYGSVSVWGATLAYFCYNYVFYLLLTWLPTYFAQGRNLSLSKAGYATMIPYLVAVFTYPIGGMLADWGAKKFGQNIGRKLFPVTGLIFGGIALIFATQTSSLTTAILLLSVSMGGLTLTQGGFFSIPIILAPKNAGMIVGLYGLIGTCAGITAPILTGYVIDVSGKYETAMYLGSAMAIIGAVFLVTLAKIKPIESKQKIFEVKSGVN from the coding sequence TTGGTTTGGTCACTATTTACGTTACTTAGCCCTTTTGCAGGATCGATTGGTCTTTTCGTTTTTATTCGGGCCATGGTAGGAGTTGGGCAAGGAGTAACTTTACCATCCGCATCATCAATGGTATCAAAATGGGTGCCACGTCAGGAAGCAGGAAGAGCGCAAGGATTCACCCTCATCGGAGTTCCGCTTGGAGTTGCGATTACAATGCCTCTTGGAGTCTATTTAATCCAGAATTTTAACTGGCAAACTATCTTCTACCTATTTTCTGTTCTAGGTCCAATCTGGTGCTTAGTATGGTGGGTGTTTGGTAAGGATAAACCGGAACTACATCCAAATATTAGTAAGGAAGAAGTAGAATATATCAAATCTGGTCAGGGTACTAAGGAAACTGCAGGTGTGGTGCTAACCACGAAAGAAGTCTATGGAAGTGTATCAGTATGGGGAGCTACACTAGCATATTTTTGTTATAACTATGTTTTTTACCTGCTGCTTACATGGTTACCAACCTATTTTGCACAAGGACGTAACTTATCCTTATCCAAAGCAGGCTACGCTACAATGATTCCATATCTAGTCGCAGTATTTACCTATCCTATTGGCGGGATGTTAGCTGACTGGGGTGCTAAGAAATTTGGTCAAAATATTGGTCGTAAACTGTTCCCTGTTACGGGGTTAATCTTTGGTGGAATTGCCTTGATATTTGCGACTCAGACAAGCAGTCTAACTACAGCCATCCTTTTACTATCAGTTTCAATGGGAGGGTTAACTCTTACTCAAGGTGGATTCTTCTCTATTCCAATTATTCTTGCTCCAAAGAATGCGGGTATGATCGTTGGTTTGTATGGTCTTATTGGTACATGCGCTGGTATCACAGCTCCAATATTAACTGGCTATGTTATCGACGTATCCGGTAAATATGAAACTGCGATGTACTTAGGCTCAGCTATGGCAATTATAGGCGCTGTATTCTTAGTAACATTAGCTAAGATTAAACCTATTGAATCTAAACAAAAGATTTTTGAGGTAAAAAGTGGAGTGAATTAG
- a CDS encoding MFS transporter: protein MIALLSLFVFQSSISIIIISFVIGFSISGVLQLALTVMNEFFGERKGQITGALYTSTSLAYTIVPLITGLIVKDGNVTEIFWFAVFINLVGIISAAVVNYRYIKVFFQKKVTIGEVA, encoded by the coding sequence ATTATCGCACTCTTATCTTTATTCGTTTTTCAGTCTTCAATAAGTATCATTATCATTTCTTTTGTGATTGGTTTTTCCATCTCAGGGGTTCTACAATTAGCCCTAACGGTTATGAATGAATTTTTCGGAGAAAGAAAGGGGCAAATCACAGGTGCACTGTATACATCGACCTCTCTAGCCTATACAATTGTTCCACTTATTACTGGCTTGATTGTGAAAGATGGAAATGTAACAGAAATCTTCTGGTTTGCCGTTTTCATTAATTTAGTCGGTATAATTAGTGCTGCCGTAGTTAATTATCGTTACATTAAAGTGTTTTTCCAAAAGAAAGTGACCATTGGAGAAGTAGCATAA
- a CDS encoding MFS transporter — MASKVGNKRWLIVFILVLAYTFMYLGRSSISIAGSTIMEDYGWSATQFGLVSTAFFIGYALTMLPAVF; from the coding sequence ATGGCTTCAAAGGTAGGCAATAAACGGTGGTTAATCGTCTTTATCTTGGTTTTAGCTTATACGTTTATGTATCTTGGAAGATCTAGTATTTCGATTGCCGGTTCAACGATAATGGAGGACTACGGCTGGAGCGCAACACAGTTTGGTTTAGTTTCAACTGCATTTTTCATAGGCTACGCGTTAACAATGTTACCTGCCGTTTTTTAG
- a CDS encoding acyl-CoA dehydrogenase family protein produces MSTLTLTENKCKLTPEQFEAYKMQIRTLVEGRYDEMQKEIEVTNKFPEEFYETNIKNDLYRAPLPVEYGGWGLSEQQILELQEEFSRGPGGMRMHLHYAMDLNWRPLYDYGSEELKAEYMPLFQDKTIFTNWAVTEEKGGTGMDIQTTAVKDGDDYIINGEKFLISHTDCSNWSYITCVTNPNGDKDNRLSTFMVSADTPGYELTPMPHMMGARGSGHTGLKFTNMRVNKKFLLGKEGQGLEIAIHSLSVSRVHIAASNLGMAQRMLEMTIKRAHDRVTFGKPIIERQAIRMKIADMSTYIHALRTMVRDFAKDYEVDPEGEYIEEKAAMCKLFSIHVTKLVSDEMLEIFGGIGYFEDCEYGPVERLYRDARAMWLEEGTPTVQRITISRQTIKHGGVLKYED; encoded by the coding sequence ATGAGCACATTAACGTTAACGGAAAATAAGTGTAAATTAACCCCAGAACAATTTGAGGCTTATAAGATGCAGATTCGTACATTGGTTGAGGGCCGGTACGATGAAATGCAAAAAGAAATCGAGGTTACAAATAAGTTTCCTGAGGAATTCTATGAAACAAACATCAAAAATGATCTTTATCGTGCACCTCTTCCAGTAGAGTACGGCGGTTGGGGCCTCTCCGAGCAGCAGATTTTAGAGCTTCAAGAAGAATTTAGCCGTGGACCAGGTGGAATGCGCATGCATTTACACTATGCGATGGATTTGAACTGGCGTCCACTTTACGACTATGGAAGTGAAGAACTAAAAGCAGAGTACATGCCATTGTTCCAAGATAAAACGATTTTCACCAACTGGGCTGTTACCGAGGAAAAGGGCGGCACAGGGATGGATATTCAAACAACTGCTGTCAAGGACGGAGACGATTACATTATTAACGGGGAAAAGTTTTTAATCTCCCACACTGATTGTAGCAACTGGTCATATATTACATGTGTTACTAATCCTAATGGCGATAAAGACAACCGCCTTTCAACATTCATGGTTTCTGCGGATACACCAGGATATGAACTTACTCCTATGCCACACATGATGGGTGCGCGTGGTTCGGGTCATACAGGCCTTAAGTTTACTAACATGAGAGTTAACAAGAAATTTCTTTTAGGAAAAGAAGGTCAGGGTCTTGAAATTGCAATTCATTCCCTATCTGTTTCTCGTGTCCATATCGCGGCCAGCAACTTAGGAATGGCTCAACGGATGTTAGAAATGACGATTAAACGTGCTCATGATCGCGTTACCTTTGGCAAACCGATCATTGAACGTCAGGCTATTAGAATGAAGATTGCCGACATGTCTACTTATATTCACGCCCTTCGTACAATGGTTCGTGATTTTGCCAAGGACTACGAAGTGGATCCTGAAGGAGAATATATTGAAGAAAAGGCAGCTATGTGTAAATTATTTAGTATCCATGTCACTAAATTAGTTAGTGATGAGATGCTTGAAATTTTCGGTGGTATTGGCTACTTCGAAGACTGTGAATATGGTCCGGTTGAACGATTGTACCGCGATGCTCGTGCAATGTGGTTAGAGGAAGGTACTCCTACTGTACAACGTATTACCATTTCACGCCAAACAATTAAACACGGTGGAGTCTTAAAGTACGAGGACTAA
- a CDS encoding LysR family transcriptional regulator, with protein MNLRQLQYFRVLAKMEHITQAAATLSITQPSLSHAISEMEKELGTYLFEKQGRNIRLTKYGRFYLDYVNRALEELEKGEKKLRELTSPSHGLIDLAFIYTLGPHFVPTMIKAFSEQEAFKNISFSFHQGTTKNIIKDLKEEKFDIAFCSFVENEPDVDFVPLVEQELVVIVPFNHPLAAFDSIDLRETAPYPFVFYNEGSGIRPIIDSLFSKVNVTPKIACQVEEDNAMAGLVSVNYGIAVMPRISSLDHFNVKILTIKNPAHQRFIYIASIKNRYLSPATSHFRNFSINYGKEIYLQTGKHA; from the coding sequence ATGAATTTACGCCAACTTCAATATTTTCGAGTATTGGCCAAGATGGAACACATAACCCAAGCTGCAGCAACTCTTTCCATTACTCAGCCAAGTTTAAGTCATGCTATTTCGGAAATGGAAAAAGAACTAGGAACTTACTTATTTGAAAAACAAGGACGGAACATTCGACTGACTAAATACGGACGGTTTTATCTTGATTATGTAAATCGTGCCTTGGAGGAGCTTGAAAAGGGCGAAAAAAAACTGCGAGAATTGACAAGCCCCTCTCACGGTTTAATTGATTTAGCCTTTATTTATACTTTAGGGCCTCACTTTGTCCCAACTATGATCAAAGCATTTTCTGAACAAGAAGCATTCAAAAACATTTCATTCTCCTTTCATCAGGGGACGACAAAGAATATTATTAAAGATTTAAAGGAAGAAAAATTTGATATCGCTTTTTGCTCTTTTGTCGAAAATGAGCCAGACGTTGACTTTGTTCCGCTTGTCGAACAAGAACTGGTGGTTATTGTTCCATTCAACCACCCGTTGGCTGCCTTTGATAGTATCGATTTAAGAGAAACCGCTCCTTATCCATTCGTTTTCTATAATGAAGGAAGTGGAATACGGCCCATAATTGACAGTTTATTTTCTAAAGTAAATGTAACTCCCAAAATTGCCTGTCAAGTCGAAGAGGACAATGCCATGGCAGGACTTGTATCTGTCAATTACGGTATCGCAGTTATGCCCCGGATTTCCTCTTTAGACCATTTCAATGTCAAGATATTAACAATCAAAAACCCTGCCCATCAACGCTTTATTTATATCGCTAGTATAAAAAATCGTTACCTGTCTCCTGCAACATCTCATTTTCGCAATTTCTCGATTAATTATGGAAAGGAGATTTACTTACAAACAGGCAAACATGCATAA
- a CDS encoding LysR family transcriptional regulator — MNLYQLYYFKTMANLEHYTKAAEELSMTQPSLSNAISALESELEIHLFEKQGRNVKLSKYGKKLLPYVDNAIAELETGIKMVKEMKSEANSLITLGFIYTLSSEFIPNVINCFRNKTQQSNINFSLKEAWTKDACTDSLVKGLKEEKYDLIFISLIPNDPEIEFVPIFEQNLVVLLPNNCPLSSQTSVDLRDTAPYPIIHYSGKVGLKKEINRLFDMVDMVPNIYCEVEDEVSMAGLVSANVGMAIVPYNPTLHNYQGIKILPISNPFYSRKIYIGYMKNRYMCSAVKKFKDHVVETAKIYN; from the coding sequence ATGAACCTTTACCAATTGTATTATTTTAAAACGATGGCAAACCTTGAGCATTATACAAAAGCTGCAGAAGAGCTCTCTATGACACAACCAAGCCTAAGTAATGCCATTTCTGCTTTAGAAAGTGAACTGGAGATTCATTTATTTGAAAAACAAGGACGCAATGTTAAATTATCTAAATACGGGAAAAAACTTTTGCCTTATGTTGATAATGCTATAGCAGAGTTAGAAACTGGGATCAAAATGGTTAAAGAAATGAAAAGTGAAGCAAACAGCTTGATCACCCTTGGTTTCATCTATACACTTAGTTCAGAATTTATCCCTAACGTGATTAATTGCTTTAGAAATAAAACACAACAATCCAATATCAATTTTTCTTTAAAAGAGGCCTGGACAAAAGATGCATGTACAGACAGTTTAGTTAAAGGCTTAAAGGAAGAAAAATATGATCTCATTTTTATTTCACTCATACCGAACGATCCAGAGATAGAATTTGTTCCTATTTTTGAGCAAAATTTAGTTGTTCTTCTTCCAAATAATTGTCCACTTTCCAGTCAAACCTCTGTTGATTTAAGAGATACAGCGCCCTATCCAATCATCCATTACTCAGGAAAAGTTGGATTAAAAAAAGAAATAAATCGCCTGTTTGATATGGTTGACATGGTTCCGAATATTTACTGCGAGGTAGAAGATGAAGTATCGATGGCAGGTTTGGTTTCCGCTAATGTTGGAATGGCAATTGTTCCATATAACCCTACTTTACATAATTATCAAGGAATCAAAATTCTCCCAATCAGTAACCCTTTCTACTCAAGAAAAATATATATTGGGTACATGAAAAATCGATACATGTGTTCAGCTGTAAAGAAATTCAAAGATCATGTAGTCGAGACAGCAAAAATTTACAATTAG
- a CDS encoding shikimate dehydrogenase, producing MTSRITGKTKLIGLLGTPISHSLSPTMHNAAFTRLGLDYVYLAFEIGNQSLPDVLKGLRALNVRGFNVTMPNKTLVCKYLDKLSPAAELAGAVNTVVNDGGILTGHITDGIGYMRGLKEANIDIIGKKMTIAGSGGAATAICIQAALDGVSEISIFNKKDEFYYRAEKTAIDITSKTNCKVKIYDIDDLDQLREEISGSCIFTNATSVGMKPLEGETVIPDPTMLHSDLVVSDIIYIPKKTRLLEMAEEQGCRTINGLAMMLWQGAKAFEIWTGEEMPVDEMNKLLF from the coding sequence ATGACATCACGGATTACCGGAAAAACAAAACTAATCGGGTTATTAGGAACACCCATCTCTCATAGCTTGTCTCCGACCATGCACAATGCAGCATTCACGAGACTTGGTTTAGACTATGTGTATTTAGCCTTTGAGATTGGGAATCAGTCTTTACCAGACGTTCTGAAAGGTCTTCGTGCCCTGAATGTACGAGGATTTAACGTGACGATGCCTAACAAGACTTTAGTGTGTAAATACCTAGACAAACTGTCGCCAGCAGCGGAACTTGCAGGGGCTGTTAATACGGTTGTAAATGATGGGGGTATTCTAACGGGCCATATTACGGATGGAATAGGGTATATGCGTGGGTTGAAAGAAGCGAACATCGATATTATTGGGAAAAAAATGACGATTGCAGGTAGCGGTGGCGCAGCTACTGCTATTTGTATTCAGGCAGCATTGGATGGAGTAAGCGAAATCTCCATTTTTAATAAAAAGGATGAATTTTATTACCGTGCTGAAAAAACCGCAATTGATATAACAAGTAAAACAAACTGTAAAGTTAAAATCTATGATATTGACGATTTAGATCAATTACGTGAAGAAATTTCTGGTAGCTGCATTTTTACTAACGCTACTTCGGTTGGGATGAAACCATTAGAAGGAGAAACGGTAATCCCTGATCCAACAATGTTACATTCAGACCTAGTTGTGTCGGATATTATTTACATTCCCAAAAAAACAAGACTATTAGAAATGGCAGAAGAACAGGGCTGCCGCACGATTAATGGCTTAGCAATGATGCTTTGGCAAGGGGCAAAAGCGTTTGAAATTTGGACGGGAGAAGAAATGCCAGTGGATGAAATGAATAAACTTCTGTTTTAA
- a CDS encoding CaiB/BaiF CoA-transferase family protein — translation MKPLEGIKVVELTGFYAAPTVPRVLSEWGAEVIKIEPLTGDPSRTQAGVFNMPYSDEENPAFDIANVNKRFVSLNLKTEEGKEATYKLLESADVLVTSYRSKALQKLGFSYEELSKRFPKLIFAQILGFGENGPEKDTAGFDATAYVCRGGILTSMTEKGESPLNEVNAYGDFQATMCLVSGIGAALYARGKTGLGDKVTVSLHHTALFMMNIAIVSSQYGNEYPKSRKEVANPFNNTYKSKDDRWFLFCAPEYNRDFPKLMKMIGREDLIGNEDYCTVEGVNKRGKNREIIEIIETELAKKNLDELMKLFKENDIANEKGYTMEEIVNDEQAWANDCIRKIQYPSGNEVILPTNPVRFRSLGNPNMIPSKPLGYHTEEVLKEYGYSVEFIEQMKDNLAIK, via the coding sequence ATGAAACCTTTAGAAGGTATAAAAGTTGTTGAATTGACTGGTTTTTACGCTGCTCCGACTGTCCCAAGAGTTTTATCTGAGTGGGGTGCTGAAGTCATTAAGATTGAGCCGCTGACAGGAGACCCTAGTAGAACGCAGGCTGGTGTTTTTAATATGCCTTATAGCGATGAGGAGAATCCAGCATTTGATATTGCGAATGTAAACAAACGATTTGTAAGTTTGAATTTGAAAACAGAAGAAGGAAAAGAAGCAACCTATAAGCTTTTGGAATCAGCTGATGTTCTTGTTACAAGTTATCGATCCAAAGCCCTTCAAAAATTAGGTTTTTCTTATGAAGAACTAAGTAAAAGGTTCCCTAAATTGATTTTTGCCCAAATTCTAGGTTTTGGTGAAAATGGCCCTGAAAAAGATACTGCTGGATTTGATGCAACTGCCTATGTTTGTCGTGGCGGAATATTGACATCCATGACTGAAAAAGGGGAATCTCCTTTAAATGAGGTAAATGCTTATGGTGATTTTCAAGCAACCATGTGCTTAGTATCAGGTATAGGTGCTGCTCTTTATGCAAGAGGAAAAACAGGCTTAGGAGACAAAGTGACGGTTAGTCTTCACCATACTGCACTCTTTATGATGAACATCGCGATTGTATCTTCTCAATACGGGAATGAATATCCAAAAAGCAGAAAAGAAGTGGCTAATCCATTTAATAATACATATAAATCCAAGGATGATCGATGGTTCCTCTTCTGCGCACCTGAATATAATCGAGACTTTCCTAAGCTAATGAAGATGATCGGTAGAGAAGATTTAATTGGTAATGAAGATTATTGCACGGTTGAAGGAGTAAATAAGCGAGGGAAAAACCGCGAAATTATTGAAATAATTGAAACTGAATTAGCCAAAAAGAACCTTGATGAATTAATGAAATTATTCAAGGAAAACGATATTGCTAATGAAAAAGGATACACAATGGAAGAAATTGTGAATGACGAACAAGCGTGGGCTAACGATTGTATAAGAAAAATTCAATATCCATCTGGAAATGAAGTCATTTTACCAACAAATCCAGTAAGGTTTAGAAGCTTAGGAAACCCAAATATGATTCCATCTAAACCGTTAGGGTACCATACGGAAGAAGTGTTAAAAGAATATGGATACTCCGTAGAGTTTATTGAGCAAATGAAAGATAATTTGGCTATTAAATAG